The nucleotide window ATTGACCTAGTCTCTCCCACGACCAAAAGGGGTTTCCGGGCGTTGAGTCAAGGACgagaagttgatgaggcATCTGTCTACCATTCTTGTCCCTGAAAGCCTTGAGCGTAGTAGCGTAGCTGATAGCACCGGTGTTGGACATGCTGTGAATAAGAATAGGCGCCGTCTTTTCTTCGAGAAGTCCATCAAGGTTGTCGATAACATGTTGCATAGCGCGTGTTCGTGTCTCAAGACCCGTAAACATAGCGTCTGAAATAGGACTCAAGATGATAAGAATCTTGGAATGAGGGAAAAGAGCGCGATAGCCCTCGGCGTATTTCCCAACATGTCTAGCAAGTCCATCGCCCCAGCCGTAGATGACAACAGCAGCTGGATGATCCGCGGGTGGCTTCTCTGAAGTCTCCTCGCTGACGAGAAGTTTGGCGTTGATGGTTTTGAAGCCCGCAAGCTCAGGAAGTTTTTTGCCCGACATTTtctatattataaatagacttattataaaggGTATTGGCTGTGCTGACGAGGAATTGACAAGGGAGAGATCCATGGGAGGCATTGACATTTTATATATCTCCTTAAAGTAAACTAAGTTTTTTAGTTTCAAAGGATCGAGTAATGTGTCGATTGCTGACATGGTTTTTCGGCCTGTCAGATTCTATGTTGGGGACAGCGTGTAAAGTCCGTCGGACGTTTATGCGGATGAATTGCTGCTTTTGGGTATTGGAGCGGTCCCAGCAAAACATCCTTTAGCCCAACAATATGCAGCCGAGGTTCGTGGAGATTTTTCATTATAAATTTGGAGATGGCATCGGGGagttttatataatatgTTCTGTGACATGTACATGTATTCATGTGAGTTCAATTGCGTTTACAAAGCTGAATGGAACGGCAATCAATGGACGGTACAACGTTGATCCACTTATCAGCAGAGATTTAGAGACTGGAAATCAAGATGCACAGATCAGTCTTGGCATGCGCCAAGTGTTGAATCTAACGACGAGTCATCTCCTTCGGGATATCGAGGTTGCGTGTATCTTACTCAGACTTGCTGTAGCCTAATAACCAACCCACGATTGAAATGACCCAATTTGTCAAACAGTTGTTGGATGACAGACCTCATCCCAAAGTAAGCTAAGATGCCAAAGAGGTCAGACGGGACTGATAGTGTAGGACTAAGTGATGAGGGTCTTGAGGGCGATTGCAGAGTCTAGTACACAGTCATCTGTGAGTATGCTCAGCTATCTATCGAAACGAGTCAAACGACTCGACACTGAATCAAATAAAAAAACATAAAATCGGTATGACTACTCACCTGGCATGATGTCTCACTCGAGGAGGAAATTTGACGTATCAAAAGGTAAGCATCATCTGTTGCATCCGTGAGAAAGGCTTGGGCTTTTTAAAAGCTGCAAAAGGCAGTCAGGTTATTATTCCTTGCCTGTCTATCATAAGAAGTCTAGTGCGGTTGAGTGGTGACATGTAAAGCTCTCAGCTTTTCAGTTTTCATAAAACAATGCAATGCATCCTGGTATATTTCCGAAAATCAAAACAACGTCCAATACACTTTTAAAAGGTAGCTGTGATCTTCCATCCAACACGGTGGACTCTTGCAGCAAGGATGAACATGGTGCCAGCCAGGCAAAAGACACCAGCAAAAATCTTAACTCCAAGCCACCCAGTTGGTTTCTCGAGAATAGAGCCGTTGATGGGGTTGGTCGTGAGTCCACCGATCGAGGAGACGAAGAAAACAATGCCGCTGCGGAATCCAATTTCCGGAAGAGGCGAAATCTGAGCAACGAGCGGTGCAATCAGAGAGACGTATGCGCCAGAGCAGAAACCAAACAAGGCAGCAAAGGCAATGATACCATCCTGCGAGTTGCAGGGGATCCAAAGAGCAAGGATCCAGATAGCAGAAAGGAAGCCGACAAGGATGAAAATGTTGTAACGGCCCATCTTATCGCCAAGAATTCCTGAACCAACACGACCAAAAAGACTGGCAGCGTTAAGAATAGGAATCAAATACTGAACAAGGTTGGGGTCCACGCCAGCATGAAGGGCCTGAACGGGCAGGTAGTCGATAGGAACGAAGAGTCCGTaggtgaagaagaagaagccaagcaTACAGAAGATGAATTCTGGCTCGTGGAATGGCCTGACCAACTGGGCGCGGGTGACCTTCTGAGGGTTGGGAGGGTGGATCGATCTGACTGTgaggttggcgatgatgaggagtCCGAGGATCATAAAGGCACAGATTCGCATGGACCAGCCGAATCCAACTTGCTTGATGAGACGGGTGACCATGATGGGGAAGATGACACCACCGATACTCGAGCCGGTTGCAAGGATGCCAAAGGCAGCTCCTCGATTGCTGTCAAACCATCCGTGAATCGTCGATAGGGCTGAATATGTTAGCAGATTTCAATATGGAGGGCAGGGACGAGGCTTACCCGGCTGGAAGATTGCTGAGACACCGATGGCAGAGCATACACCCTGAGACAGAAGAATCTGGTAGTACTCGGTGCTAATCGATGCCATCATGATACCAAAGACATGCATGACACTTCCGACAAAAATCAACCACCGCGGTCCATGGCTATCATAAAGCTTTCCGATAATCGGACCCATccccatgatgaagaagatctgcAGCGAAGGGATCCATGCGATAGTACTAGACGAATACTGCTTCAAAAGATCGTTTTGGTAGTATTCCTGGAAAGCGCCAACACCTAGGATAATTAGTCAACGCAACAGAAATACACAACATAATACTCACTGTTGATCCAACCAAAACTGCAAAACGAGGTACACCAAgcgccaagaacaacaagccAAGCTGTAAGACCACCATCAGGCGCGCCACTTCCAGCTGGCCTAGCTGCAGGCTCAGGCTGTGTGGTACCCTCCTCAAGATCAGACTTTTCGTTGTTGTAACCAACCTGGTTCTGAAGCGTGAGCTCCGAATTGCGAGGCGACGAAGGTGCGGTGGTTTGTTgagcagccatgatgaaagaTGCTGTGTATCTGATCGAGGGTTGCTTTGAGGCTCTAGTTGTTGACATGGGCGTCGAGGTTTATAAGTACCAGATGCACGGGAGATCTGAGCCTAAAAGGGGTCCATAGCGCGCCTTATGGAGCTCCATATTCACGGTTATTCGTTCCATTCACTTAATTTCGCGACGCGAGACTTCCAAAGGCCGATGATGGTGGACTGTTTGCAGCCGAGCCCAAGTCTCTGATTCGCCACTTCGGTCTCGGAACCATTAATCTACCGAAGCCGACGCTAGTATATCGATAAGATCGACTGCAACGAATTAGAGCTCGTCATTGACCTCAcctcaccatcttcaatATCCCGGTCACGGAGATAATCCCCGGTGATCTCAGCTTACAAAGACCGAATCCTCATCCGTAAAATACCACAGCTCTCGGCCTGTCAATTCTCGGTCGGTGTAATACCACATCATGTCTTCTCGGCCCCGAACTCGGTCGTGCGCCGTGTGTCATCGCCGAAAAGTTCGCTGTGACAAGAAATTCCCATGTGCGCAGTGTGTCCGGTCTGGCTTTGAGTGCTCGTATCCGCCTGTGGGGCCTCCTGCACGGCGTGCCAAGAAGACGACAATCAGTGATGTTGCAAGTCGCATTTC belongs to Fusarium oxysporum Fo47 chromosome V, complete sequence and includes:
- a CDS encoding major facilitator superfamily domain-containing protein encodes the protein MAAQQTTAPSSPRNSELTLQNQVGYNNEKSDLEEGTTQPEPAARPAGSGAPDGGLTAWLVVLGAWCTSFCSFGWINSVGAFQEYYQNDLLKQYSSSTIAWIPSLQIFFIMGMGPIIGKLYDSHGPRWLIFVGSVMHVFGIMMASISTEYYQILLSQGVCSAIGVSAIFQPALSTIHGWFDSNRGAAFGILATGSSIGGVIFPIMVTRLIKQVGFGWSMRICAFMILGLLIIANLTVRSIHPPNPQKVTRAQLVRPFHEPEFIFCMLGFFFFTYGLFVPIDYLPVQALHAGVDPNLVQYLIPILNAASLFGRVGSGILGDKMGRYNIFILVGFLSAIWILALWIPCNSQDGIIAFAALFGFCSGAYVSLIAPLVAQISPLPEIGFRSGIVFFVSSIGGLTTNPINGSILEKPTGWLGVKIFAGVFCLAGTMFILAARVHRVGWKITATF
- a CDS encoding uncharacterized protein (eukaryotic protein of unknown function-domain containing protein), whose translation is MSGKKLPELAGFKTINAKLLVSEETSEKPPADHPAAVVIYGWGDGLARHVGKYAEGYRALFPHSKILIILSPISDAMFTGLETRTRAMQHVIDNLDGLLEEKTAPILIHSMSNTGAISYATTLKAFRDKNGRQMPHQLLVLDSTPGNPFWSWERLGQWSHAMALGTAKFFPWPFVITKGIWGFVLTLDVVIKKLTGGEPSGAFALRVVDDTNYETLDSKRLYLYSKEDQIISHMDIEGYIAESQQRGYETRQELFVDTDHVGHMREHPEQYWKAISEAWKWSNDE